A single Hippopotamus amphibius kiboko isolate mHipAmp2 chromosome 5, mHipAmp2.hap2, whole genome shotgun sequence DNA region contains:
- the MGMT gene encoding methylated-DNA--protein-cysteine methyltransferase isoform X3 — protein sequence MRWERPLPPPVELLPRPDQPGPGDARWQRRVPVSLASCHSWPCCQFHCRLSHASRGGCHPRVRKLTPPPVHRSDTLKAIEVMADTLKYIQLLSHSFTRQVLWKLLKAVKFGETVSYQQLAALAGNPKAARAAGGAMRRNPVRLYPRAHTHPHPVPQSGLQQRGHGQLLRRRGREGVASGPRRQRGGEAGAWRGLPSSWKLAQGSGWHHQLPACWPGLSVCGSGTPGAGRRLALPY from the exons ATGCGCTGGGAGCGTCCCTTGCCTCCTCCAGTGGAGCTTCTCCCCCGTCCTGACCAGCCCGGGCCAGGAGATGCTCGTTGGCAAAGACGTGTTCCTGTGTCGCTGGCATCATGTCACTCCTGGCCCTGCTGCCAGTTCCACTGCAGATTGTCACATGCTTCACGTGGCGGGTGCCACCCCAGAGTCAGGAAGCTCACACCCCCTCCTGTACACCGGTCTGACACTCTCAA GGCTATAGAGGTCATGGCTGACACATTGAAATATATCCAGTTACTTTCAC atTCGTTCACCAGGCAGGTGTTATGGAAGCTGCTGAAGGCTGTGAAATTCGGAGAAACGGTTTCTTACCAGCAATTAGCAGCCCTGGCTGGCAACCCCAAGGCAGCGCGGGCCGCAGGAGGAGCGATGCGGCGCAACCCTGTACGTCTGTATCCCCGGGCGC ATACCCATCCTCATCCCGTGCCACAGAGTGGTCTGCAGCAGCGGGGCCATGGGCAGCTACTCCGGAGGCGCGGCCGTGAAGGAGTGGCTTCTGGCCCACGAAGGCAGCGCGGCGGGGAAGCCGGCGCATGGAGGGGGCTCCCGTCCAGCTGGAAACTGGCGCAGGGCTCTGGGTGGCACCACCAGCTCCCAGCCTGCTGGCCGGGATTGAGTGTTTGTGGTAGCGGCACGCCGGGAGCGGGGCGTAGGTTGGCACTGCCGTATTAA